The DNA segment AAAAATTAGATGCAGATAATAGGCTTGAAGATAATAGACTTTCAATTAAATTTATTCCTATTTTTGTATAAATATTGAAAGTTATGAGACGATTAACTATTACAATCCCAGATGATTTTTACGAAAAATTGATGTCTTTTTTAGCACCAGAACCAGAAGTTATGGTTGAAGAAAAAAACACGAATGAGATTCCTTTATGGCAACAAGAAATGGTTTTAGAACGTATGAAAAACGCTAAACCAGAGGATTACAGAAGTTGGGAAGATGTAAAGAAAGATTTGGATAAAAAATGGAATTTCAATGGATAAATATGTCATTGAAATACTTTTTTGGGCTGAACAAGATTTGAATGAAATAGGAATTTATTATAAAAATTTATCTAATGAATTAGGAGATAAATTTTATAATGAAGTCAGAAAAGTAATTGAATCTTTGAAAGTAAATCCTTTTCATCAAACTGATTTCGGTGATATAAGAAAAATACCTGTGCAAAAATTTCCTTATAAAGTATTTTTCAAAGTAGATGAAGAAAATAAAATTGTTTATATTGAAGCAATAATTAGCGACTATTTATTACCTTTTTTGGCTAAAATTAAATAAAAATGGGAATTATAAAACTAAAGAATATCCGAACTTACTCTTATCACGGTTGTTTAATCGAAGAAGGAAAAATTGGTTCTGATTATTCGGTTGACTTGGAAGTAAAAACCGATTTACGTAAATCGGCACTCTCCGATAATCTGGAAGATACGGTGGATTATGTGCTTTTGAACCGCATTGTCGAGGAAGAAATGGCTATCAGATCACAACTTTTGGAACACGTTGCCCACCGAATTATCAAAAGAATTTTCGACGAAGTCGCTTCCATTTCGAGAATTACACTAGGGGTTTCAAAATTAAATCCTCCTATTGGCGGTGATGTTGAAGCAGTTACCATAGAAATGGAGGAATATCGAAATTAAGATAATTATGAATTTTTAAATCTTTGTAATTATTGCTTTCCTTTTTTAACTTTTTTAGTATATTTGCACACCAATAAATAATTGGCGTCGTGGCCGAGCGGCTAGGCTGGGCTCTGCAAAAGCTCCTACTCCGGTTCGAATCCGGACGATGCCTCTAAAACCTTCAAGGAAACTTGAGGGTTTTTTTGTGGCTAATTATTTGTCTAAATGTCATAATTTTAATGTGCAGGTCTATGAACAGATCCTACAACAAAAATTACAACAGCTAAATAAGCTATTGCCAACATAAAAAAACAATACCAGTTTTTTTGTTTATTTTTATAAAAATCAAAAATAAAGACACCTAATGAAATAATAGTAAAGATTATTGGACTATAAAATAGAATCAATTCACCAAAGAAATATGGAAAATCAACTATAAACCAACCGCCCTGTTTTCCAAAAAAAAGGAAATACATAAAAAATATTAGATTTAATATTCCTAAAAATGTTACTGTTTTTTCTATTGAAATTAATTTCATTCTTTCTTATTTTAA comes from the Flavobacterium limnophilum genome and includes:
- a CDS encoding type II toxin-antitoxin system RelE/ParE family toxin; the encoded protein is MDKYVIEILFWAEQDLNEIGIYYKNLSNELGDKFYNEVRKVIESLKVNPFHQTDFGDIRKIPVQKFPYKVFFKVDEENKIVYIEAIISDYLLPFLAKIK
- the folB gene encoding dihydroneopterin aldolase, producing MGIIKLKNIRTYSYHGCLIEEGKIGSDYSVDLEVKTDLRKSALSDNLEDTVDYVLLNRIVEEEMAIRSQLLEHVAHRIIKRIFDEVASISRITLGVSKLNPPIGGDVEAVTIEMEEYRN